The genome window ATTTAATTTTTGCGTTTAATTTGATATTCATCAATACTAAAAATTTGATGGATTTTCGTCGGTGATTAGGCATGATATCTGAGCAGAAAATTATCGGGCTTTGAATAACATCCCTCAGATAAGATGTAATTTAAGAGCTAGGAAATTCCAAAATTCTTCCAAGTGATGTTTATCATTTCCTTCAGAAATTATGATACTATAAATGTTGCAGTATAGCTATAGCCTTGAATTTTCTTCCGGAAGTATGCTCCTCATATATAGTTTTGCTGTTTATCATTGCAAGAGTTGAGATTTGTACTCTAACACACATATACATAAACCTTTAGTTTGCTGTTTGTTTTAGAGTTTTTGATGTAAACCCCCTCCTTTTGAAAATTTAATTTTAGAAGTTTGTTTTACGATATTTCTCTTACTGTTTCTATAGGGTAGTTAGAATGATCACTTATTACATCTTTTCTGGAGTTGTCTGAGTGATAATGAATTAGTACTATTCACATGGAAAACTGGTGAATAGAGATGCCTTTTCCAAGAACTTCATTGAGGGATGAATTAGTGTGCATCTACGCGAACATAACTACGTTCtttcactttttctttttctatttagaTAATTTCTTCTGTGTTTAATGTTTGTAGAgctttcaattttttattttgttttctctttCTGAGAAGAAAGTTGGTAAATCAGTAAAAGGATATTGATCGAGTGCCTCACTTCTCTTACACTGTAGTTTCAAGCTACTATCGATGCAGGAACAAACCGCTATAAATACGTATCTTTACGCattaaaatgaatatatgatTAATTCAAATATATTAACCCGGCAAGAGTTGATGCTAATTGCAGCAAATCATTGTCCAAGACATTCTGCTTAATGTCACTGGATTACTGAATTGCTTTATTGTTTGGTTGGGAAGTATCTAATTTTTCTGCTATGAAACCTGAGGCTGATCACTGTTTGAATGAAAATGCAATAAATTCTCAGAGCGGCTTTATGTTACTATATATGGTTGACTGAATTTGCTTGCAGGAGAAATTTGACAAGCTCAAAGTGCCCAGTTCTTTTCCAAAACCTAGTTGTCCACAACATAGTAGGAATTGTGGGAATGACATGGCAGATTATACTCCTACCTACGGGAAGAAAGCACAAAGGACGCATCTAGTTTCAGAAAAGAAGACCAAAGGCCTAATTGATTCCAAGTTCTCCGCAAAGCACCAAAAGACGGTGATTCCAGTTTGTAGCAATCTCAAGAAAAGGACTAAACGATTTCCTGTGGAGAACTCCACAGGTGGCATTTTAAGTGGTCCCAGTGATGTAAATTTTTGCAGCAATCAACAAGGCGACAAACATGTCCCCTTCTCAGGTAAGGAAAAGATTCTTTGGCGAAATAGTAAAAGCATCTTCTGTTATTGTTTTCAGATTTTCAGATATTTTTGTAGTCTGTATTCTGACCTTGTTGCTGCCTTCATTGTACAAGACTGTGTTGCAGAGAGAGGAGAAGTTGTATCTCTCGTAGAGGAGAAAGGAACAAATAAATTTATTCTGAGAAAAACAGAAAATGAGGTTAGTGTTCGACCAGGATCTCCAAAGCAGTTATCCGCTGTGTGTAGTACAGCTGATGAACCTGGTTTACATAGGCACAATATCGGTATCAAAGATGATTCATTTGAATGCTGTGACATTTTCAATCAAGTTGCTGAGGGAAATGGCAATTTAAAATTGTTCAGGAGAGGCTATGGGGTGGCATCACATGGTTCACAGTATCTCTGTAATCCTGGGACTCTCCACGCGGCTCAACAGATATATAACCACCAAAAGAAGGCCCCAATAGATGGAAGTCTAATTAATGCTTGTGGTGCTAATGAGAGATCACATGAGCAGTTAAAAGGTTCTCTCCACGAACTTGCTGGGATTTGCTCCATGCATTCTGTGAAGGCATATCCTCACCAGTCATCAGCTTATGAAATTCTGAACAGGAAGCCTATTTTGCTGCCACAAACCATTACAGGAAGTTGCACTGGTCATATCATGCAATATCAACCATTCCCTCAAATTTCTCCTCAGGGCTTAATGTGCAAAGTGTGTTCTTTACCAGAGTGGAAGCAAAGAGAATCCATGTATGGAGAGAAGGGAATTGAAGAAAATCATGTTGGCTTGCCCCTCAACTCTCAAGGGGAATTGATCAATTTGAACTCAAACGGTGAAAGAAAGTTGACTCAACTGCCAAGCTCAAGGGAAATTGTGGGTTCTTCCAGAGGATTAGCCGTAACCGACGTTGCACTCTCAAAATGCATGGATAATCTCCCTGATGCTAGAGGTCGTGATAAACGAGCACCACCAAAAGACCAGCTAAAATTGTCCTTTGTAGATGATTCAATGCAGTGGAACCCTACTTTTCCGGTGCCTTCAAGGTTAGGTATCTATGAGTATGATGCTGGAAGAACAAATGTTGAGTTGGATCCGCGTAAGGAAAATGAGCAGTCTATTACTTCTTTTGAGCTAGACCGCCATGTTAGTAATTTCTCTAACCATGGGAGCAAGCAAGATGATCAAGCCAAGCAATTTGAAACCACCAGGTGTCAGCAATATGGGAATTCTGACCATGTATCACTGCTTGTCACTCCCTCGAAAATGCGTCTGATGGGAAAAGAATTTACAGTTGGTAAAAGAGATTTTCATGTACCACAGGATAAAAGGATTTGGACAGATAAGCAGATCATTGCCGAGAATTTTTCTGCAGATAACGACAACTACAATTCAGTGGTTACAAATCATGATCAACAAAAGCTTACCGTGCATCCTGTGCTGGGGACACTGAAAGGTCTGGTCGCTTGCTCTCCTAGTATCAGAATCAATCAGGCCATTCCACAGCCTTGGGTTTGCTCCCCTGACTACAGCCATCAAATTGATTCAGTGCAGCATAATCATTTAGGTGCAATCAAACAAAGCCCTTTCACTGTTTATAATCATAAACCAAATTTTGAGGAGCCTTTTACAGGTGGATATAAATCTTTCACAATCAGCCCCTATGCTCCTGGACCAACAGCGGTTCATCATTACTCCAGTCAGAATGGGGGCTCGAGCTCTGTTGTTCTGAACAGTTCAAACTGCGCCATCAATTCTCCTTTCTTGCATCCAAATTCTGGAACGAATTTCCGGTCACCCTGGTCTCAGTTATCTTCAGAATGCACCCCATGGTTTTCAgatgcaaaagaaaagaaaatacttatggATTTTCATGAATTGTATTCTACATCTGACAGGAACCATCATCACTGCAGCATTTCTGGGGATAACCGTCAAATTGACCATTCGGTATATGTTGCATCTGAGCGCTTCTGTTCTTTCACTCAGCGCCCTGCACTGGAGAATCCAGTTGCTTCACCATCTTTGGCTAACTATCCCCCTATGCCACTCCAAATAGGTTCCAAAGCAAATGCTGGCACAAAGAAAAGACATGGTGACGTGATGAAGTTGAAAGAGAAGATCATATCTACTCCTTGTCTTAGAGAAACTGGTTACAATAGAGAGGGCAAAAAGAAGCCGCTATCTGCATCAGACAATTGTACAAATGCAAAAAACATCCCTAACTTGATGTTTCAAGAAGATCCTTCTGCAGTTGCACCATTAAATAGGCATTCTAAGTTTGAAGGTCGTTTCGGCTGCAGACAAGCATTGGAATCAGGTTTAGTTAAAGGCATGGCAAAGAGTATCGAGAGTGGCCAAAGTGGAACACCTGATGCAGGTCTTGGATCTTTTAACAGTGAAGATACTCTCAAATATGACTGTAGTCTAAGATCTGGGCCCATTAAGTTAACAGCTGGAGCAAAGCACGTACTTAAGCCCTGCCAGTATAATGATCAGAAGAACTTCAGGCCAACTCATTCAACTATCCAATTTGG of Nicotiana tomentosiformis chromosome 7, ASM39032v3, whole genome shotgun sequence contains these proteins:
- the LOC104089798 gene encoding uncharacterized protein isoform X1, with the translated sequence MAVSIDGFSIREYTAKMRSVDVVKCWPFDESTKDVHVRAMLPPIAVKKFSWWLDVLELSDDNVDSDVIPVTRIRTARKTKAIKGKAKVQKKRSIIDIFAVAPQVERMDDGDYYDDEDDDDNCDIERVESSDRNVSAIRNSKNKKRNTKKKTKKKEKTIVSKLKEVNKGVIKKGNKRITQKKRVNSNCLDLLIQKKEKFDKLKVPSSFPKPSCPQHSRNCGNDMADYTPTYGKKAQRTHLVSEKKTKGLIDSKFSAKHQKTVIPVCSNLKKRTKRFPVENSTGGILSGPSDVNFCSNQQGDKHVPFSDCVAERGEVVSLVEEKGTNKFILRKTENEVSVRPGSPKQLSAVCSTADEPGLHRHNIGIKDDSFECCDIFNQVAEGNGNLKLFRRGYGVASHGSQYLCNPGTLHAAQQIYNHQKKAPIDGSLINACGANERSHEQLKGSLHELAGICSMHSVKAYPHQSSAYEILNRKPILLPQTITGSCTGHIMQYQPFPQISPQGLMCKVCSLPEWKQRESMYGEKGIEENHVGLPLNSQGELINLNSNGERKLTQLPSSREIVGSSRGLAVTDVALSKCMDNLPDARGRDKRAPPKDQLKLSFVDDSMQWNPTFPVPSRLGIYEYDAGRTNVELDPRKENEQSITSFELDRHVSNFSNHGSKQDDQAKQFETTRCQQYGNSDHVSLLVTPSKMRLMGKEFTVGKRDFHVPQDKRIWTDKQIIAENFSADNDNYNSVVTNHDQQKLTVHPVLGTLKGLVACSPSIRINQAIPQPWVCSPDYSHQIDSVQHNHLGAIKQSPFTVYNHKPNFEEPFTGGYKSFTISPYAPGPTAVHHYSSQNGGSSSVVLNSSNCAINSPFLHPNSGTNFRSPWSQLSSECTPWFSDAKEKKILMDFHELYSTSDRNHHHCSISGDNRQIDHSVYVASERFCSFTQRPALENPVASPSLANYPPMPLQIGSKANAGTKKRHGDVMKLKEKIISTPCLRETGYNREGKKKPLSASDNCTNAKNIPNLMFQEDPSAVAPLNRHSKFEGRFGCRQALESGLVKGMAKSIESGQSGTPDAGLGSFNSEDTLKYDCSLRSGPIKLTAGAKHVLKPCQYNDQKNFRPTHSTIQFGASTAGSTTLETENPTKIYKF
- the LOC104089798 gene encoding uncharacterized protein isoform X2; protein product: MAVSIDGFSIREYTAKMRSVDVVKCWPFDESTKDVHVRAMLPPIAVKKFSWWLDVLELSDDNVDSDVIPVTRIRTARKTKAIKGKAKVQKKRSIIDIFAVAPQVERMDDGDYYDDEDDDDNCDIERVESSDRNVSAIRNSKNKKRNTKKKTKKKEKTIVSKLKEVNKGVIKKGNKRITQKKRVNSNCLDLLIQKKEKFDKLKVPSSFPKPSCPQHSRNCGNDMADYTPTYGKKAQRTHLVSEKKTKGLIDSKFSAKHQKTVIPVCSNLKKRTKRFPVENSTGGILSGPSDVNFCSNQQGDKHVPFSERGEVVSLVEEKGTNKFILRKTENEVSVRPGSPKQLSAVCSTADEPGLHRHNIGIKDDSFECCDIFNQVAEGNGNLKLFRRGYGVASHGSQYLCNPGTLHAAQQIYNHQKKAPIDGSLINACGANERSHEQLKGSLHELAGICSMHSVKAYPHQSSAYEILNRKPILLPQTITGSCTGHIMQYQPFPQISPQGLMCKVCSLPEWKQRESMYGEKGIEENHVGLPLNSQGELINLNSNGERKLTQLPSSREIVGSSRGLAVTDVALSKCMDNLPDARGRDKRAPPKDQLKLSFVDDSMQWNPTFPVPSRLGIYEYDAGRTNVELDPRKENEQSITSFELDRHVSNFSNHGSKQDDQAKQFETTRCQQYGNSDHVSLLVTPSKMRLMGKEFTVGKRDFHVPQDKRIWTDKQIIAENFSADNDNYNSVVTNHDQQKLTVHPVLGTLKGLVACSPSIRINQAIPQPWVCSPDYSHQIDSVQHNHLGAIKQSPFTVYNHKPNFEEPFTGGYKSFTISPYAPGPTAVHHYSSQNGGSSSVVLNSSNCAINSPFLHPNSGTNFRSPWSQLSSECTPWFSDAKEKKILMDFHELYSTSDRNHHHCSISGDNRQIDHSVYVASERFCSFTQRPALENPVASPSLANYPPMPLQIGSKANAGTKKRHGDVMKLKEKIISTPCLRETGYNREGKKKPLSASDNCTNAKNIPNLMFQEDPSAVAPLNRHSKFEGRFGCRQALESGLVKGMAKSIESGQSGTPDAGLGSFNSEDTLKYDCSLRSGPIKLTAGAKHVLKPCQYNDQKNFRPTHSTIQFGASTAGSTTLETENPTKIYKF